From Mauremys reevesii isolate NIE-2019 linkage group 10, ASM1616193v1, whole genome shotgun sequence, the proteins below share one genomic window:
- the LOC120374092 gene encoding cytochrome P450 1A5-like isoform X2, whose amino-acid sequence MRRSGQAVGGFGSSSPFLLDPPSQVRPRLLRPLKMKAAMSLVGSQGIISVTEILIASAVFCLTFMVIRSFWQQIPKGLKRLPGPRGYPLIGNVLELGSNPHLTLTQMSQTYGDVMQIQIGTRPVLVLSGLDTIKQALVKQGEDFMGRPDLYSFRNVGDGQSLAFSTDSGEVWRARRKLAQNALKTFSVSPSPNSSSTCLLEEHVSKEADYLVRKFLQLMEEKKRFDPYRYVVVSVANVICAMCFGKRYDHDDQELLSIVNVTDQFGDVAASGNVADFIPVLQYLPNSTMKKFIEFNKRFLRLLQDIVKEHYKSFEKDNIRDIMDSLIEQSQENKVEANANIQLPKEKIVNLVNDLFGAGFDTVTTALSWSLMYLVTYPDIQKKIQEELDQTIGRERRPRLSDRPMMPYTEAFILEMFRHSSFFPFTIPHCTTRDTVLNGYYIPKDLCVFVNQWQVNHDEKLWKEPSKFNPERFLHAGGTEVNKADGEKVLIFGLGKRKCIGETIARWEVFLFLTTLLQQLEFSVSDGEKVDMTPLYGLSMKHKRCEHFQVKQRFPIHSSE is encoded by the exons ATGCG GAGATCGGGACAGGCAGTAGGTGGATTTGGTTCCTCTTCTCCCTTTTTATTGGATCCTCCTTCCCAGGTAAGACCAAG GCTTCTTAGGCCCTTGAAGATGAAGGCTGCAATGTCACTGGTGGGAAGCCAGGGCATTATCTCAGTCACCGAAATCCTTATTGCCTCGGCTGTCTTCTGTCTGACCTTCATGGTCATCAGATCCTTCTGGCAGCAGATCCCCAAGGGGCTGAAGAGGCTCCCAGGACCAAGGGGTTACCCCCTGATAGGCAACGTGCTGGAGCTGGGGAGCAATCCACACCTGACCTTGACTCAGATGAGCCAGACCTATGGAGATGTGATGCAGATACAGATTGGCACCAGACCTGTGCTGGTGCTGAGTGGGTTGGACACCATCAAACAAGCCCTGGTGAAGCAAGGGGAGGACTTCATGGGGCGCCCTGATCTCTACAGCTTTCGCAATGTTGGAGATGGCCAGAGCTTGGCCTTCAGCACTGATTCAGGGGAGGTGTGGAGAGCTCGCAGGAAGTTGGCCCAGAATGCCCTGAAGACCTTCTCTGTCTCGCCCAGCCCCAACTCTTCGTCCACCTGCCTCCTCGAGGAGCATGTCTCCAAAGAAGCTGACTACCTAGTAAGAAAGTTCCTGCAACTGatggaagagaagaagaggtttgACCCCTATCGGTACGTGGTGGTCTCTGTGGCCAATGTCATCTGTGCCATGTGCTTTGGCAAGCGTTACGACCATGATGACCAGGAGCTGCTCAGCATAGTGAATGTGACGGATCAATTTGGGGATGTGGCTGCCTCTGGCAATGTAGCGGATTTCATCCCAGTGCTCCAGTATCTCCCCAACAGCACCATGAAGAAATTTATAGAATTCAACAAGAGGTTCCTCAGGCTTCTGCAGGACATTGTCAAAGAGCACTACAAGagctttgagaag GACAACATTCGAGACATCATGGACTCCTTGATTGAGCAAAGTCAGGAGAATAAAGTGGAAGCCAATGCCAATATTCAGCTCCCGAAGGAAAAAATTGTCAACCTGGTCAATGACCTCTTTGGAGCCG GTTTTGACACTGTGACAACAGCTTTGTCCTGGAGCCTCATGTATCTTGTGACTTATCCAGACATTCAGAAGAAGATTCAGGAAGAATTAG ATCAGACCATtggcagagagaggagacccagacTCTCAGACCGGCCCATGATGCCTTACACAGAAGCCTTTATCTTAGAGATGTTCAGACATTCCTCCTTCTTTCCCTTCACCATTCCTCACTG CACAACAAGAGACACAGTACTGAATGGCTACTACATCCCGAAGGACCTCTGTGTGTTTGTCAACCAATGGCAAGTCAATCACGATGA GAAGCTTTGGAAAGAACCATCTAAGTTCAACCCAGAGCGTTTCCTCCATGCTGGAGGGACTGAAGTAAACAAGGCGGATGGTGAGAAGGTGCTGATCTTTGGCCTGGGGAAGAGGAAGTGCATTGGTGAGACCATTGCCAGATGGGAAGTCTTCCTCTTCCTGaccaccctgctgcagcagctggagtTCAGTGTCTCTGATGGAGAGAAGGTGGACATGACGCCCCTGTACGGCCTGTCAATGAAGCACAAGAGGTGTGAGCACTTCCAGGTTAAGCAGCGCTTCCCAATCCATAGTTCAGAGTGA
- the LOC120374092 gene encoding cytochrome P450 1A5-like isoform X3: MRLLRPLKMKAAMSLVGSQGIISVTEILIASAVFCLTFMVIRSFWQQIPKGLKRLPGPRGYPLIGNVLELGSNPHLTLTQMSQTYGDVMQIQIGTRPVLVLSGLDTIKQALVKQGEDFMGRPDLYSFRNVGDGQSLAFSTDSGEVWRARRKLAQNALKTFSVSPSPNSSSTCLLEEHVSKEADYLVRKFLQLMEEKKRFDPYRYVVVSVANVICAMCFGKRYDHDDQELLSIVNVTDQFGDVAASGNVADFIPVLQYLPNSTMKKFIEFNKRFLRLLQDIVKEHYKSFEKDNIRDIMDSLIEQSQENKVEANANIQLPKEKIVNLVNDLFGAGFDTVTTALSWSLMYLVTYPDIQKKIQEELDQTIGRERRPRLSDRPMMPYTEAFILEMFRHSSFFPFTIPHCTTRDTVLNGYYIPKDLCVFVNQWQVNHDEKLWKEPSKFNPERFLHAGGTEVNKADGEKVLIFGLGKRKCIGETIARWEVFLFLTTLLQQLEFSVSDGEKVDMTPLYGLSMKHKRCEHFQVKQRFPIHSSE; the protein is encoded by the exons ATGCG GCTTCTTAGGCCCTTGAAGATGAAGGCTGCAATGTCACTGGTGGGAAGCCAGGGCATTATCTCAGTCACCGAAATCCTTATTGCCTCGGCTGTCTTCTGTCTGACCTTCATGGTCATCAGATCCTTCTGGCAGCAGATCCCCAAGGGGCTGAAGAGGCTCCCAGGACCAAGGGGTTACCCCCTGATAGGCAACGTGCTGGAGCTGGGGAGCAATCCACACCTGACCTTGACTCAGATGAGCCAGACCTATGGAGATGTGATGCAGATACAGATTGGCACCAGACCTGTGCTGGTGCTGAGTGGGTTGGACACCATCAAACAAGCCCTGGTGAAGCAAGGGGAGGACTTCATGGGGCGCCCTGATCTCTACAGCTTTCGCAATGTTGGAGATGGCCAGAGCTTGGCCTTCAGCACTGATTCAGGGGAGGTGTGGAGAGCTCGCAGGAAGTTGGCCCAGAATGCCCTGAAGACCTTCTCTGTCTCGCCCAGCCCCAACTCTTCGTCCACCTGCCTCCTCGAGGAGCATGTCTCCAAAGAAGCTGACTACCTAGTAAGAAAGTTCCTGCAACTGatggaagagaagaagaggtttgACCCCTATCGGTACGTGGTGGTCTCTGTGGCCAATGTCATCTGTGCCATGTGCTTTGGCAAGCGTTACGACCATGATGACCAGGAGCTGCTCAGCATAGTGAATGTGACGGATCAATTTGGGGATGTGGCTGCCTCTGGCAATGTAGCGGATTTCATCCCAGTGCTCCAGTATCTCCCCAACAGCACCATGAAGAAATTTATAGAATTCAACAAGAGGTTCCTCAGGCTTCTGCAGGACATTGTCAAAGAGCACTACAAGagctttgagaag GACAACATTCGAGACATCATGGACTCCTTGATTGAGCAAAGTCAGGAGAATAAAGTGGAAGCCAATGCCAATATTCAGCTCCCGAAGGAAAAAATTGTCAACCTGGTCAATGACCTCTTTGGAGCCG GTTTTGACACTGTGACAACAGCTTTGTCCTGGAGCCTCATGTATCTTGTGACTTATCCAGACATTCAGAAGAAGATTCAGGAAGAATTAG ATCAGACCATtggcagagagaggagacccagacTCTCAGACCGGCCCATGATGCCTTACACAGAAGCCTTTATCTTAGAGATGTTCAGACATTCCTCCTTCTTTCCCTTCACCATTCCTCACTG CACAACAAGAGACACAGTACTGAATGGCTACTACATCCCGAAGGACCTCTGTGTGTTTGTCAACCAATGGCAAGTCAATCACGATGA GAAGCTTTGGAAAGAACCATCTAAGTTCAACCCAGAGCGTTTCCTCCATGCTGGAGGGACTGAAGTAAACAAGGCGGATGGTGAGAAGGTGCTGATCTTTGGCCTGGGGAAGAGGAAGTGCATTGGTGAGACCATTGCCAGATGGGAAGTCTTCCTCTTCCTGaccaccctgctgcagcagctggagtTCAGTGTCTCTGATGGAGAGAAGGTGGACATGACGCCCCTGTACGGCCTGTCAATGAAGCACAAGAGGTGTGAGCACTTCCAGGTTAAGCAGCGCTTCCCAATCCATAGTTCAGAGTGA
- the LOC120374092 gene encoding cytochrome P450 1A5-like isoform X1: MRRSGQAVGGFGSSSPFLLDPPSQARSKPINSTKKKVKRLLRPLKMKAAMSLVGSQGIISVTEILIASAVFCLTFMVIRSFWQQIPKGLKRLPGPRGYPLIGNVLELGSNPHLTLTQMSQTYGDVMQIQIGTRPVLVLSGLDTIKQALVKQGEDFMGRPDLYSFRNVGDGQSLAFSTDSGEVWRARRKLAQNALKTFSVSPSPNSSSTCLLEEHVSKEADYLVRKFLQLMEEKKRFDPYRYVVVSVANVICAMCFGKRYDHDDQELLSIVNVTDQFGDVAASGNVADFIPVLQYLPNSTMKKFIEFNKRFLRLLQDIVKEHYKSFEKDNIRDIMDSLIEQSQENKVEANANIQLPKEKIVNLVNDLFGAGFDTVTTALSWSLMYLVTYPDIQKKIQEELDQTIGRERRPRLSDRPMMPYTEAFILEMFRHSSFFPFTIPHCTTRDTVLNGYYIPKDLCVFVNQWQVNHDEKLWKEPSKFNPERFLHAGGTEVNKADGEKVLIFGLGKRKCIGETIARWEVFLFLTTLLQQLEFSVSDGEKVDMTPLYGLSMKHKRCEHFQVKQRFPIHSSE, encoded by the exons ATGCG GAGATCGGGACAGGCAGTAGGTGGATTTGGTTCCTCTTCTCCCTTTTTATTGGATCCTCCTTCCCAG GCTCGCAGTAAACCAATCAACTCCACAAAGAAGAAAGTGAAACG GCTTCTTAGGCCCTTGAAGATGAAGGCTGCAATGTCACTGGTGGGAAGCCAGGGCATTATCTCAGTCACCGAAATCCTTATTGCCTCGGCTGTCTTCTGTCTGACCTTCATGGTCATCAGATCCTTCTGGCAGCAGATCCCCAAGGGGCTGAAGAGGCTCCCAGGACCAAGGGGTTACCCCCTGATAGGCAACGTGCTGGAGCTGGGGAGCAATCCACACCTGACCTTGACTCAGATGAGCCAGACCTATGGAGATGTGATGCAGATACAGATTGGCACCAGACCTGTGCTGGTGCTGAGTGGGTTGGACACCATCAAACAAGCCCTGGTGAAGCAAGGGGAGGACTTCATGGGGCGCCCTGATCTCTACAGCTTTCGCAATGTTGGAGATGGCCAGAGCTTGGCCTTCAGCACTGATTCAGGGGAGGTGTGGAGAGCTCGCAGGAAGTTGGCCCAGAATGCCCTGAAGACCTTCTCTGTCTCGCCCAGCCCCAACTCTTCGTCCACCTGCCTCCTCGAGGAGCATGTCTCCAAAGAAGCTGACTACCTAGTAAGAAAGTTCCTGCAACTGatggaagagaagaagaggtttgACCCCTATCGGTACGTGGTGGTCTCTGTGGCCAATGTCATCTGTGCCATGTGCTTTGGCAAGCGTTACGACCATGATGACCAGGAGCTGCTCAGCATAGTGAATGTGACGGATCAATTTGGGGATGTGGCTGCCTCTGGCAATGTAGCGGATTTCATCCCAGTGCTCCAGTATCTCCCCAACAGCACCATGAAGAAATTTATAGAATTCAACAAGAGGTTCCTCAGGCTTCTGCAGGACATTGTCAAAGAGCACTACAAGagctttgagaag GACAACATTCGAGACATCATGGACTCCTTGATTGAGCAAAGTCAGGAGAATAAAGTGGAAGCCAATGCCAATATTCAGCTCCCGAAGGAAAAAATTGTCAACCTGGTCAATGACCTCTTTGGAGCCG GTTTTGACACTGTGACAACAGCTTTGTCCTGGAGCCTCATGTATCTTGTGACTTATCCAGACATTCAGAAGAAGATTCAGGAAGAATTAG ATCAGACCATtggcagagagaggagacccagacTCTCAGACCGGCCCATGATGCCTTACACAGAAGCCTTTATCTTAGAGATGTTCAGACATTCCTCCTTCTTTCCCTTCACCATTCCTCACTG CACAACAAGAGACACAGTACTGAATGGCTACTACATCCCGAAGGACCTCTGTGTGTTTGTCAACCAATGGCAAGTCAATCACGATGA GAAGCTTTGGAAAGAACCATCTAAGTTCAACCCAGAGCGTTTCCTCCATGCTGGAGGGACTGAAGTAAACAAGGCGGATGGTGAGAAGGTGCTGATCTTTGGCCTGGGGAAGAGGAAGTGCATTGGTGAGACCATTGCCAGATGGGAAGTCTTCCTCTTCCTGaccaccctgctgcagcagctggagtTCAGTGTCTCTGATGGAGAGAAGGTGGACATGACGCCCCTGTACGGCCTGTCAATGAAGCACAAGAGGTGTGAGCACTTCCAGGTTAAGCAGCGCTTCCCAATCCATAGTTCAGAGTGA
- the LOC120374092 gene encoding cytochrome P450 1A5-like isoform X4, which translates to MKAAMSLVGSQGIISVTEILIASAVFCLTFMVIRSFWQQIPKGLKRLPGPRGYPLIGNVLELGSNPHLTLTQMSQTYGDVMQIQIGTRPVLVLSGLDTIKQALVKQGEDFMGRPDLYSFRNVGDGQSLAFSTDSGEVWRARRKLAQNALKTFSVSPSPNSSSTCLLEEHVSKEADYLVRKFLQLMEEKKRFDPYRYVVVSVANVICAMCFGKRYDHDDQELLSIVNVTDQFGDVAASGNVADFIPVLQYLPNSTMKKFIEFNKRFLRLLQDIVKEHYKSFEKDNIRDIMDSLIEQSQENKVEANANIQLPKEKIVNLVNDLFGAGFDTVTTALSWSLMYLVTYPDIQKKIQEELDQTIGRERRPRLSDRPMMPYTEAFILEMFRHSSFFPFTIPHCTTRDTVLNGYYIPKDLCVFVNQWQVNHDEKLWKEPSKFNPERFLHAGGTEVNKADGEKVLIFGLGKRKCIGETIARWEVFLFLTTLLQQLEFSVSDGEKVDMTPLYGLSMKHKRCEHFQVKQRFPIHSSE; encoded by the exons ATGAAGGCTGCAATGTCACTGGTGGGAAGCCAGGGCATTATCTCAGTCACCGAAATCCTTATTGCCTCGGCTGTCTTCTGTCTGACCTTCATGGTCATCAGATCCTTCTGGCAGCAGATCCCCAAGGGGCTGAAGAGGCTCCCAGGACCAAGGGGTTACCCCCTGATAGGCAACGTGCTGGAGCTGGGGAGCAATCCACACCTGACCTTGACTCAGATGAGCCAGACCTATGGAGATGTGATGCAGATACAGATTGGCACCAGACCTGTGCTGGTGCTGAGTGGGTTGGACACCATCAAACAAGCCCTGGTGAAGCAAGGGGAGGACTTCATGGGGCGCCCTGATCTCTACAGCTTTCGCAATGTTGGAGATGGCCAGAGCTTGGCCTTCAGCACTGATTCAGGGGAGGTGTGGAGAGCTCGCAGGAAGTTGGCCCAGAATGCCCTGAAGACCTTCTCTGTCTCGCCCAGCCCCAACTCTTCGTCCACCTGCCTCCTCGAGGAGCATGTCTCCAAAGAAGCTGACTACCTAGTAAGAAAGTTCCTGCAACTGatggaagagaagaagaggtttgACCCCTATCGGTACGTGGTGGTCTCTGTGGCCAATGTCATCTGTGCCATGTGCTTTGGCAAGCGTTACGACCATGATGACCAGGAGCTGCTCAGCATAGTGAATGTGACGGATCAATTTGGGGATGTGGCTGCCTCTGGCAATGTAGCGGATTTCATCCCAGTGCTCCAGTATCTCCCCAACAGCACCATGAAGAAATTTATAGAATTCAACAAGAGGTTCCTCAGGCTTCTGCAGGACATTGTCAAAGAGCACTACAAGagctttgagaag GACAACATTCGAGACATCATGGACTCCTTGATTGAGCAAAGTCAGGAGAATAAAGTGGAAGCCAATGCCAATATTCAGCTCCCGAAGGAAAAAATTGTCAACCTGGTCAATGACCTCTTTGGAGCCG GTTTTGACACTGTGACAACAGCTTTGTCCTGGAGCCTCATGTATCTTGTGACTTATCCAGACATTCAGAAGAAGATTCAGGAAGAATTAG ATCAGACCATtggcagagagaggagacccagacTCTCAGACCGGCCCATGATGCCTTACACAGAAGCCTTTATCTTAGAGATGTTCAGACATTCCTCCTTCTTTCCCTTCACCATTCCTCACTG CACAACAAGAGACACAGTACTGAATGGCTACTACATCCCGAAGGACCTCTGTGTGTTTGTCAACCAATGGCAAGTCAATCACGATGA GAAGCTTTGGAAAGAACCATCTAAGTTCAACCCAGAGCGTTTCCTCCATGCTGGAGGGACTGAAGTAAACAAGGCGGATGGTGAGAAGGTGCTGATCTTTGGCCTGGGGAAGAGGAAGTGCATTGGTGAGACCATTGCCAGATGGGAAGTCTTCCTCTTCCTGaccaccctgctgcagcagctggagtTCAGTGTCTCTGATGGAGAGAAGGTGGACATGACGCCCCTGTACGGCCTGTCAATGAAGCACAAGAGGTGTGAGCACTTCCAGGTTAAGCAGCGCTTCCCAATCCATAGTTCAGAGTGA